A region from the Anaerobacillus sp. CMMVII genome encodes:
- a CDS encoding ATP-dependent RecD-like DNA helicase → MIIETPNENQPYIKGELITVVYMNEENFYTVARVKVHDTNVELSDKVIAIVGTLPKLDEEHLYTFYGKKIDHPKFGEQFQVSSFEKEIPKTTEGIVRYLSSDRFKGIGRKTAEAIVQTLGEQAISKIIEDKNVLKKIPTLKDDKIQLIYNQVIEHQGIEQVLIELYKFGFGAQLAMRIFQAYKDETLQVVKTNPYQLIYDVEGIGFARADALGQVLGFTKEQPERIHAGCLHIVQEMSLQEGHVYIERSELIGGAIKLLSDFSYSISRQDVEQQLLFLEEEGQLIVEGENVYLPSLFFAEKGLVTNISKLLTDDTQIEEFPEAEFLKAIGETEEELKIEYAPSQKEAIKTALKSGIMILTGGPGTGKTTVIKGIVESYAKLHGLSLNKRDYGKNNPFPIILVAPTGRAAKRMSEATGLPAETIHRLLGWKGGHSGFEKDEDNPIEGKLLIVDEVSMVDIWLANQLFKSLPSTIQVILVGDEDQLPSVGPGQVLSELLHSNVIPTVNLIDIYRQAKESSIIQLAHKMKEGHLPEDITEAKVDRRFFPCSQEQVISVITQICQNALKKGYTAKEIQVLAPMYRGNAGIEALNTTLQKIFNPKQEKQREIVFGEVSYRVGDVVLQLVNNPEENVFNGDRGEIVAIFYAKENVEKQDQVVISFEGIEVTYTKQDLNQITLAYCCSVHKSQGSEFPIVIMPIVRGYHRMLRRNLVYTGITRAKEYLILCGEVKAFETAIQQQNEMKRNTKLREKLMAVMSLSEEF, encoded by the coding sequence ATGATTATTGAAACTCCAAATGAGAACCAACCCTATATAAAAGGGGAACTAATTACCGTTGTTTATATGAATGAAGAGAATTTTTATACCGTTGCAAGGGTAAAAGTACACGATACAAATGTGGAGTTATCTGATAAGGTAATTGCGATTGTAGGGACCCTTCCAAAGCTAGACGAAGAACATTTATATACGTTCTATGGGAAAAAAATTGACCATCCTAAGTTCGGTGAACAATTTCAAGTGAGTTCGTTTGAAAAAGAGATACCAAAAACAACAGAGGGAATCGTCCGTTATCTGAGCAGTGATCGTTTTAAAGGAATTGGACGAAAGACAGCTGAAGCTATTGTTCAAACTTTAGGCGAGCAAGCGATTTCTAAAATTATTGAAGACAAAAATGTATTGAAAAAAATTCCGACATTAAAAGATGATAAAATCCAATTGATTTACAATCAAGTGATTGAACATCAAGGGATTGAACAGGTTTTAATAGAGCTATATAAATTTGGATTCGGTGCACAACTGGCAATGAGGATATTCCAAGCTTATAAGGATGAGACGCTTCAAGTAGTGAAAACTAATCCATATCAACTCATCTACGACGTTGAAGGGATTGGTTTTGCTAGAGCAGATGCTTTAGGGCAAGTGCTTGGTTTTACGAAAGAACAACCTGAACGAATCCATGCCGGATGCCTTCATATTGTCCAAGAAATGTCTTTGCAGGAAGGACACGTTTATATCGAAAGAAGTGAGCTTATCGGAGGAGCCATTAAGCTACTTAGCGATTTCTCGTATTCAATCTCAAGACAAGATGTTGAGCAGCAATTGTTGTTTTTAGAAGAAGAAGGACAACTAATTGTTGAGGGGGAAAATGTATACCTACCTTCTTTATTTTTTGCTGAGAAGGGTCTGGTTACAAATATAAGTAAACTTTTAACTGACGATACTCAAATTGAAGAGTTCCCTGAAGCAGAGTTTCTAAAGGCAATTGGTGAGACAGAGGAAGAATTAAAAATTGAATATGCTCCGTCTCAAAAAGAGGCAATTAAAACTGCGCTTAAATCAGGAATTATGATTTTGACAGGGGGGCCTGGAACAGGTAAGACGACAGTGATTAAGGGCATTGTTGAATCTTATGCAAAGCTTCATGGGCTTTCATTAAATAAAAGAGATTACGGAAAAAACAATCCCTTTCCAATTATCTTGGTTGCCCCTACTGGAAGAGCTGCAAAACGAATGTCTGAAGCGACTGGTCTGCCTGCTGAAACCATTCACCGTCTGTTAGGTTGGAAGGGTGGTCATTCAGGATTTGAAAAAGATGAGGATAATCCAATAGAGGGTAAATTACTGATAGTTGATGAAGTTTCGATGGTAGATATCTGGCTCGCCAACCAGTTGTTTAAATCTTTGCCAAGTACGATTCAGGTCATCCTAGTAGGTGACGAAGATCAGTTACCGTCAGTAGGCCCTGGCCAAGTGTTAAGTGAATTGCTGCATTCAAATGTAATACCGACAGTAAACTTAATTGATATCTATCGCCAAGCAAAAGAATCCTCGATCATTCAGTTAGCACACAAAATGAAAGAAGGTCATTTACCTGAGGACATAACAGAAGCCAAGGTAGACCGACGTTTTTTCCCATGCAGTCAAGAACAAGTTATCTCAGTTATTACGCAAATTTGCCAAAATGCGCTAAAAAAAGGCTATACGGCAAAGGAAATACAAGTGTTGGCGCCTATGTATCGTGGTAATGCTGGTATTGAAGCATTAAATACAACACTTCAAAAGATATTTAATCCAAAACAAGAAAAACAGCGAGAGATTGTTTTTGGTGAAGTTTCATACCGAGTCGGTGATGTCGTTTTACAGCTTGTTAATAATCCTGAAGAAAACGTATTTAATGGCGATAGAGGGGAAATCGTTGCTATTTTTTACGCCAAAGAAAATGTTGAAAAGCAAGACCAAGTGGTTATTTCTTTCGAGGGAATTGAAGTTACATACACAAAACAAGATCTAAATCAAATTACATTAGCTTATTGCTGCAGTGTTCATAAGTCACAGGGCAGTGAATTTCCCATTGTCATTATGCCAATTGTCAGAGGGTATCACAGAATGCTTCGTCGTAATTTAGTTTATACAGGAATTACAAGAGCAAAAGAGTATTTAATCCTTTGCGGGGAAGTAAAGGCCTTCGAGACAGCAATCCAGCAACAAAATGAGATGAAGCGTAATACGAAATTAAGGGAGAAACTGATGGCAGTTATGAGTTTGAGTGAGGAGTTTTGA
- a CDS encoding PRC-barrel domain-containing protein gives MRTFSVLNGLPVISLTGGKEIGKVIDLLFHKTHVEGFLIDQNGWLNRHLFVPLENIHAIGHDALIIDDVKELSTFDKKQFPFYSLHNGTKKIVGKTLMSTEGEKLGLVEDVYFNENLGNIVGYEVTDGLIADLKEGKRVLKSTTPLTVGEEVLVIDLNC, from the coding sequence TTGCGAACGTTTTCCGTTCTTAATGGTTTACCCGTTATTTCTTTAACTGGTGGAAAAGAAATTGGCAAAGTGATCGATTTATTGTTTCATAAAACACATGTCGAAGGTTTTTTAATTGATCAGAATGGCTGGTTAAATCGCCATCTTTTTGTACCGTTAGAAAATATTCATGCAATAGGACATGATGCTTTAATTATTGATGACGTTAAAGAGCTATCCACTTTTGATAAAAAACAGTTTCCATTCTATTCTCTTCATAATGGGACAAAGAAAATTGTTGGGAAGACATTAATGTCGACCGAAGGGGAAAAGTTGGGCTTGGTAGAAGATGTATATTTTAATGAAAATTTGGGCAATATCGTAGGGTATGAGGTGACAGACGGTCTAATCGCTGATTTAAAAGAGGGGAAACGAGTGTTGAAATCGACAACTCCTTTAACAGTTGGTGAAGAAGTTCTCGTCATCGATTTAAATTGTTAA
- a CDS encoding AI-2E family transporter yields MEPLPIKWLIRFVSLLVLFLCGYVFLLLAPIWEPILTVTIRVATPFIIAGVITYLLHPIVEQLKNMGLPRPISILLIYVVFMFVFASLLMKGTPYIIEELKDLVENIPNFINIYRDLVSDFYKQTSMMPDGFRVKAEGWLTNIEGVAADGVVGTVETLGGLVDYLLMIIIIPFLVFYLLKDFNLLEKTAWYLTPRKWRGSGRELLRNINVSLGNYIRGQLIVCLAVAIIASLGLWLIGMPYAVILGIFIGITNIIPYFGPIIGAVPVAIIAFTESFQLVLLGLMVNFGLQMIEGNILSPLIVGKSLHMHPILIMLALIVGGEVGGIIGLILAVPILAVIKVLLSMFVRLCKKNTKKQQKCNSEKMGS; encoded by the coding sequence TTGGAACCATTACCAATAAAATGGCTTATTCGATTTGTAAGTCTCTTAGTGTTATTTTTGTGCGGCTACGTTTTTTTACTACTTGCTCCAATCTGGGAACCAATTTTAACCGTCACTATTAGAGTTGCAACCCCGTTTATCATTGCTGGGGTTATCACTTACTTATTGCATCCAATTGTCGAGCAATTGAAGAATATGGGGCTACCAAGACCAATTTCGATCCTCTTAATTTACGTTGTATTCATGTTTGTATTTGCTTCTTTGTTAATGAAGGGAACTCCTTACATTATTGAAGAACTTAAGGATTTAGTTGAAAATATACCTAATTTCATCAACATCTATCGTGATTTGGTTAGTGATTTCTATAAGCAGACGTCTATGATGCCTGACGGGTTTCGAGTGAAAGCAGAAGGATGGTTAACGAATATAGAAGGAGTAGCGGCTGATGGTGTTGTCGGTACTGTTGAAACTCTAGGTGGATTAGTAGATTATTTATTAATGATTATTATTATTCCCTTCCTGGTTTTCTATCTTTTAAAAGATTTTAATTTACTCGAGAAAACAGCTTGGTATTTAACGCCTCGTAAATGGAGAGGTTCAGGGAGAGAGTTGTTAAGGAATATTAATGTGTCATTAGGTAACTACATTAGGGGGCAATTGATAGTCTGTTTAGCAGTAGCAATTATCGCTTCATTGGGACTTTGGCTAATCGGGATGCCTTATGCAGTAATTCTGGGTATTTTCATTGGTATCACTAATATCATTCCTTATTTTGGCCCTATTATAGGTGCAGTCCCAGTAGCAATTATTGCGTTTACGGAATCGTTTCAACTAGTTTTACTAGGATTAATGGTTAATTTCGGTCTACAGATGATCGAGGGAAACATTTTATCCCCTTTAATTGTAGGGAAAAGCTTACATATGCACCCAATTTTAATTATGTTAGCTTTAATTGTTGGTGGAGAAGTTGGAGGGATCATTGGACTTATTTTGGCTGTACCAATTTTGGCGGTCATTAAAGTTTTATTATCCATGTTCGTGAGGCTCTGCAAGAAAAACACGAAAAAGCAGCAAAAATGTAACTCGGAAAAAATGGGATCATAA